The Fusobacterium necrophorum subsp. necrophorum genome has a window encoding:
- a CDS encoding tyrosine-type recombinase/integrase, whose protein sequence is MEELTLWKQKYIHHLELQRGLRQNSLRAIQKDLEQFLRYIEDCQEGEFTVLAMKSYFFSLQEKHAASTVHRKLSSIKVFLRFLKEEDIVKEDFSLYFTKVRKEEDVILFFETNVWEKFRKSFEEDIRDRAIFELLYSTGMKPKELLSLVYMQIHWEKQEIYFFQKKETRTIFFSQRAKEALWNYCEEKGIREGNIWDFSEKTLRNIFMKYREKIPELEHMTIYSFRHSFTIQLLRAGMPKVELQYLLGLEQGELFQRYEAYL, encoded by the coding sequence ATGGAAGAGCTTACTTTATGGAAACAAAAATATATTCATCATTTGGAGCTGCAACGGGGACTTCGTCAGAACAGTCTTCGTGCCATTCAAAAGGATTTAGAGCAATTTTTACGTTATATAGAGGATTGTCAAGAGGGAGAATTTACTGTCTTGGCGATGAAAAGTTATTTTTTTTCTTTGCAGGAGAAGCATGCAGCAAGTACAGTACATAGAAAACTTTCTTCCATAAAGGTGTTTCTTCGTTTTTTAAAAGAAGAAGATATTGTCAAAGAAGATTTTTCTCTTTATTTCACAAAAGTGCGAAAGGAAGAGGATGTCATTTTATTTTTTGAAACGAATGTATGGGAGAAATTTCGGAAATCCTTTGAAGAAGATATTAGAGATAGAGCGATTTTTGAGTTACTCTATTCTACCGGAATGAAACCCAAAGAATTGTTATCTTTAGTTTATATGCAAATTCATTGGGAGAAACAAGAAATTTATTTTTTTCAAAAAAAAGAAACAAGAACTATTTTTTTTAGTCAAAGAGCGAAAGAGGCTCTTTGGAATTATTGCGAGGAGAAGGGGATTCGAGAGGGAAATATTTGGGATTTCTCAGAGAAGACTTTACGAAATATTTTTATGAAATATCGAGAAAAAATTCCGGAACTGGAACATATGACGATATACAGCTTTCGTCACAGTTTTACAATTCAATTATTGAGAGCGGGAATGCCAAAAGTGGAATTACAGTATTTGTTGGGCTTGGAACAGGGAGAGCTATTCCAGCGTTACGAAGCTTATCTATAA
- the trmFO gene encoding methylenetetrahydrofolate--tRNA-(uracil(54)-C(5))-methyltransferase (FADH(2)-oxidizing) TrmFO — MKKEVIVVGAGLAGSEAAYQLAKRGIFVQLYEMKGQKKTEAHHYDYFAELVCSNSLGGNHLGNASGLMKEELRFLDSLLIRVADETKVPAGQALAVDRHEFSEKVTEILRTMENITIVEEEFTKIPKDQYVLIASGPLTSELLFKELLDITGEDSLYFYDAAAPIVSLESIDMTSAYFQSRYGKGEGEYINCPMTKEEYEVFYTELIRAERAPLKKFEEEKLFDACMPVEKIAMSGEKSLLFGPLKPKGLTNPRTNQMDYAVVQLRQDDKEGKLYNMVGFQTNLKWGEQKRVFSMIPALKQVDFLRYGVMHRNTFLNSTKLLKSDLALKSQENLYFAGQITGGEGYVAAISTGCIAAINIANKLQGKEAFILEDVTAIGALIRYITEEKKKFQPMGPNFGIIRSLEGKKFRDKRERYFEMSRLSIEYLKNKIKVL; from the coding sequence ATGAAAAAAGAGGTCATTGTAGTAGGAGCCGGTTTGGCAGGTTCTGAAGCGGCATATCAATTGGCAAAGAGAGGAATTTTTGTTCAACTTTATGAAATGAAAGGGCAGAAAAAGACGGAGGCTCATCACTATGATTATTTTGCAGAATTAGTATGCAGCAACTCTCTGGGAGGAAATCATTTGGGAAATGCTTCCGGTTTGATGAAAGAAGAATTACGTTTTTTGGACTCTCTCTTAATTCGAGTAGCCGATGAAACAAAAGTTCCGGCAGGGCAGGCTTTGGCAGTGGATCGTCACGAATTTTCCGAAAAAGTGACGGAAATTCTTAGAACAATGGAAAATATTACCATAGTGGAAGAAGAATTTACAAAGATTCCAAAAGATCAATATGTGTTAATTGCCAGTGGACCTCTCACTTCAGAGCTTTTATTCAAAGAATTGTTAGATATTACCGGAGAAGATTCTCTTTATTTTTATGATGCAGCGGCTCCGATTGTAAGCTTGGAATCCATTGATATGACTTCGGCTTATTTTCAATCTCGTTATGGGAAAGGAGAGGGAGAATATATCAATTGTCCCATGACGAAAGAAGAATATGAGGTTTTTTATACGGAACTGATTCGGGCGGAAAGGGCTCCTTTGAAAAAATTTGAAGAAGAAAAATTGTTCGACGCCTGTATGCCTGTAGAAAAAATAGCAATGTCAGGAGAAAAAAGTCTTTTATTCGGTCCTTTAAAGCCGAAAGGTTTGACGAATCCGAGAACAAATCAAATGGATTACGCTGTGGTACAGCTTCGACAGGATGATAAAGAGGGGAAATTATATAATATGGTAGGCTTTCAGACAAATTTAAAGTGGGGAGAACAAAAGAGAGTATTTTCCATGATTCCCGCTTTGAAACAGGTGGACTTCCTTCGTTACGGAGTTATGCATCGAAATACTTTCCTAAATTCTACCAAATTATTGAAGTCCGATCTAGCTTTGAAATCTCAGGAAAATCTATATTTTGCAGGGCAGATTACAGGAGGAGAGGGGTATGTGGCTGCCATATCCACAGGATGTATCGCAGCAATTAACATAGCAAATAAACTACAGGGAAAGGAAGCGTTCATTTTGGAAGATGTAACAGCTATAGGAGCTTTGATACGATATATCACGGAAGAAAAAAAGAAATTTCAGCCTATGGGACCTAATTTTGGAATCATAAGATCTTTGGAAGGAAAAAAATTTCGAGATAAAAGAGAAAGATATTTCGAAATGTCCAGACTGTCAATCGAGTATTTAAAAAATAAAATAAAAGTGCTATAA